The Parus major isolate Abel chromosome Z, Parus_major1.1, whole genome shotgun sequence genome has a window encoding:
- the PLIN2 gene encoding perilipin-2 isoform X1 codes for MALAAVDPQQNIVSRVANLPLVSSTYDMVSTAYITTKDNHPYLKSVCEIAEKGVKTITSVAMTSAMPIIQKLEPQIVVANSYACIGLDKIEERLPILNQPTDKVVANAKDVVVGAREAVTTTVTGAKETVAHTITGVVGKTKEAVQDSVEMTKSVVSGSINTVLGSRVVQMVSSGVDSALTKSETLVDQYLPLTEAELEKEAANVEGFEVGVQKPSYYVRLGSLSSKVRARAYQQALNKVRDAKQKSQETISQLNYTVSLIEYARKNVNSANKKLLGAQEKLYQSWVEWKKNTAQSDGDDLRIAEHIESRTLAIARSLTQQLQTTCLTLVSSLQGLPQNVQDQVYSVGSMAGDVYQSFRSASSFQELSDSFIAASKGQLKKMKESLDDVMDYLVNNTPLNWLVGPFYLQLPGIQHAESKGEGEESSSQKDKQPEHTTE; via the exons ATGGCATTGGCAGCAGTTGATCCACAGCAG AACATTGTATCAAGGGTTGCCAACCTTCCTTTGGTGAGCTCCACCTATGATATGGTGTCCACAGCTTACATCACCACAAAGGACAATCATCCTTATCTGAAGTCAGTATGTGAGATAGCAGAGAAAGGAGTGAAGACGATTACATCAGTAGCCATGACAAGTGCTATGCCTATCATTCAGAAACTGGAACCACAAA TTGTAGTTGCCAACAGCTATGCTTGTATAGGTCTAGACAAAATTGAAGAGAGACTGCCTATACTGAATCAACCCACCGACAAG GTTGTTGCCAATGCCAAGGATGTAGTTGTTGGAGCCAGAGAAGCTGTAACAACCACTGTGACTGGTGCCAAGGAAACTGTTGCTCACACAATCACTGGAGTTGTGGGCAAGACTAAAGAAGCAGTGCAAGACAGCGTAGAAATGACCAAGTCAGTTGTCAGTGGCAGCATTAACACTGTCCTGGGAAGTCGTGTGGTGCAAATGGTGAGCAGCGGTGTGGACAGTGCTCTCACAAAATCAGAGACCCTTGTGGACCAGTATCTTCCACTTACAGAAGCAGAACTAG AGAAAGAAGCTGCAAACGTTGAAGGCTTTGAAGTTGGAGTCCAAAAGCCAAGCTACTATGTTAGACTAGGATCCTTGTCTTCAAAAGTCCGTGCACGTGCCTACCAACAAGCCTTAAACAAAGTTAGAGATGCTAAACAGAAAAGCCAGGAGACAATCTCTCAGCTCAATTACACTGTTAGTCTG ATCGAGTATGCCAGAAAGAACGTGAATAGTGCCAATAAGAAACTTCTTGGTGCTCAGGAAAAGCTTTATCAGTCCTGGGtagaatggaagaaaaatacagccCAAAGTGATGGTGATGATCTGCGTATTGCTGAG CACATTGAGTCAAGAACTCTAGCTATTGCACGAAGCCTCACTCAGCAGCTTCAGACCACCTGCCTCACACTGGTCTCAAGCCTACAGGGGCTGCCACAGAATGTACAGGATCAGGTTTACAGTGTTGGGTCAATGGCAGGTGATGTCTACCAGAGCTTTCGGTCAGCATCCTCCTTCCAAGAATTATCAGACAGCTTTATTGCAGCCAGCAAAggacagctgaagaaaatgaaggagtCTCTGGATGATGTGATGGATTATCTTGTTAACAACACACCGCTCAACTGGCTGGTAGGTCCCTTTTACCTACAACTGCCTGGCATTCAGCATGCTGAAAGCAAAGGTGAAGGGGAGGAAAGTTCCAGCCAGAAAGACAAACAGCCTGAACACACTACTGAATAA
- the PLIN2 gene encoding perilipin-2 isoform X2, whose translation MALAAVDPQQNIVSRVANLPLVSSTYDMVSTAYITTKDNHPYLKSVCEIAEKGVKTITSVAMTSAMPIIQKLEPQIVVANSYACIGLDKIEERLPILNQPTDKVVANAKDVVVGAREAVTTTVTGAKETVAHTITGVVGKTKEAVQDSVEMTKSVVSGSINTVLGSRVVQMVSSGVDSALTKSETLVDQYLPLTEAELEKEAANVEGFEVGVQKPSYYVRLGSLSSKVRARAYQQALNKVRDAKQKSQETISQLNYTVSLIEYARKNVNSANKKLLGAQEKLYQSWVEWKKNTAQSDGDDLRIAEHIESRTLAIARSLTQQLQTTCLTLVSSLQGLPQNVQDQVYSVGSMAGDVYQSFRSASSFQELSDSFIAASKGQLKKMKESLDDVMDYLVNNTPLNWLVPDFTITDLSSESDDVPDILDLDEEDQQDFSRTNGPYTAGQRAE comes from the exons ATGGCATTGGCAGCAGTTGATCCACAGCAG AACATTGTATCAAGGGTTGCCAACCTTCCTTTGGTGAGCTCCACCTATGATATGGTGTCCACAGCTTACATCACCACAAAGGACAATCATCCTTATCTGAAGTCAGTATGTGAGATAGCAGAGAAAGGAGTGAAGACGATTACATCAGTAGCCATGACAAGTGCTATGCCTATCATTCAGAAACTGGAACCACAAA TTGTAGTTGCCAACAGCTATGCTTGTATAGGTCTAGACAAAATTGAAGAGAGACTGCCTATACTGAATCAACCCACCGACAAG GTTGTTGCCAATGCCAAGGATGTAGTTGTTGGAGCCAGAGAAGCTGTAACAACCACTGTGACTGGTGCCAAGGAAACTGTTGCTCACACAATCACTGGAGTTGTGGGCAAGACTAAAGAAGCAGTGCAAGACAGCGTAGAAATGACCAAGTCAGTTGTCAGTGGCAGCATTAACACTGTCCTGGGAAGTCGTGTGGTGCAAATGGTGAGCAGCGGTGTGGACAGTGCTCTCACAAAATCAGAGACCCTTGTGGACCAGTATCTTCCACTTACAGAAGCAGAACTAG AGAAAGAAGCTGCAAACGTTGAAGGCTTTGAAGTTGGAGTCCAAAAGCCAAGCTACTATGTTAGACTAGGATCCTTGTCTTCAAAAGTCCGTGCACGTGCCTACCAACAAGCCTTAAACAAAGTTAGAGATGCTAAACAGAAAAGCCAGGAGACAATCTCTCAGCTCAATTACACTGTTAGTCTG ATCGAGTATGCCAGAAAGAACGTGAATAGTGCCAATAAGAAACTTCTTGGTGCTCAGGAAAAGCTTTATCAGTCCTGGGtagaatggaagaaaaatacagccCAAAGTGATGGTGATGATCTGCGTATTGCTGAG CACATTGAGTCAAGAACTCTAGCTATTGCACGAAGCCTCACTCAGCAGCTTCAGACCACCTGCCTCACACTGGTCTCAAGCCTACAGGGGCTGCCACAGAATGTACAGGATCAGGTTTACAGTGTTGGGTCAATGGCAGGTGATGTCTACCAGAGCTTTCGGTCAGCATCCTCCTTCCAAGAATTATCAGACAGCTTTATTGCAGCCAGCAAAggacagctgaagaaaatgaaggagtCTCTGGATGATGTGATGGATTATCTTGTTAACAACACACCGCTCAACTGGCTG